One Epinephelus lanceolatus isolate andai-2023 chromosome 10, ASM4190304v1, whole genome shotgun sequence genomic region harbors:
- the invs gene encoding inversin isoform X1 encodes MASATSSPGPASLGSQVHAAAVNGDRSALLKLITAEPSLRDREDQFGRTPLMYCVLADRLDCAEILLKAGASVNKTDHSQRTALHLAAQKGNGRFLKLLLSRRANWLQKDLEEMTPLHLATRHPSPKALALLLKHIGPGEVDTQDKNKQTALHWSAFYNRPEHVRLLIKHDSNIGIPDSEGKIPLHWAAHSQEPSATQTVRCILEAAPTESLLNWQDYEGRTPLHFAVADGNEAVVEVLTSYEGCNVTAYDNLFRTPLHWAALLGHARIVHLLLERNTSGTIPSDSQGATPLHYGAQSNNAETVGVFLSHPSVKDEPDLEGRTAFMWAAGKGSDDVIRTMLALTPHIDINMADKYGGTALHAASLSGHVSTVKLLLERGAMVDSLDVMKHTPLFRACEMGHRDVILTLIKGSARVDLVDVDGHTALHWAALGGNAEVCQILMENGISPNVQDQAGRTPLQCAAYGGYITCMAVLMENNADPNIQDKEGRTALHWSCNNGYLDAVKLLLGYNAFPNHMEHTEERYTPLDYALLGGHSEVTQFMLEHGALSIAAIQDIAAASIQAVYKGYTVRKAFRERKQLLMRHEQLRKDAAKKREEEQRRREAVQRVSVVTAEKRRAPLVRAEQEKLSLVNIIEDLTMNDSVVETKKSSRAERTKSKEERLKAHKSRSSRRSKAAEPHEAHDASSLHSHVTSEIVPAALQTTRLKELLSPACCSQPPSLKPRPPSIPKVRERPASSTCITANIAATDQTDTITRECILQKKRDPHMTVQTAPGKTDAHCAPQKHRNHKEQTSEKAVTKDQTPSLRSSSSLDHKSPSRKTLSATHAPISTRTHGEHNKEQRRRRNDAACIIQRAWRRFHAHRQREVRAREEAASSDTNHAHIRKKMEIRPQPTKLSASKSSVLQSIYGNSMARRGRSLRGSQSQLLLDMPLRTQSQLSGIDCVHLTDAVNQARQYSYHLRPHSAGQGTRGRGKH; translated from the exons GCCTCAGCGACGTCCAGCCCGGGACCTGCGTCTCTGGGCTCCCAGGTTCACGCTGCAGCTGTCAACGGAGACAGGAGCGCCCTCCTCAAACTCATCACAG cagagCCCTCGCTGCGGGACCGTGAGGACCAGTTTGGCCGGACCCCTTTGATGTACTGTGTGCTGGCTGACCGCCTGGATTGCGCAGAGATTCTGCTGAAGGCCGGAGCATCGGTCAACAAGACGGACCACAGCCAGCGCACCGCTCTGCACCTCGCTGCACAGAAG GGGAATGGGCGTttcctgaagctgctgctgtccAGGCGCGCTAACTGGCTGCAGAAAGATTTAGAGGAGATGACCCCGCTCCACCTGGCCACCCGACACCCCTCCCCGAAAGCCCTCGCCCTGCTCCTCAAACACATCGGACCTGGAGAGGTTGACACACAAGACAAGAACAAG CAAACTGCTCTCCACTGGTCTGCGTTTTATAACCGACCGGAACACGTCCGCCTCCTGATCAAGCACGACTCCAACATCGGCATCCCAGACAGCGAGGGCAAGATCCCTCTGCACTGGGCGGCGCACAGTCAGGAGCCCAGTGCTACGCAAACTGTCCGCTGCAtactg gAAGCGGCTCCCACTGAGTCCCTGTTGAACTGGCAGGACTACGAGGGGCGGACGCCGCTGCACTTTGCAGTTGCTGATGGTAATGAGGCGGTGGTGGAGGTGCTGACGTCTTACGAGGGCTGTAATGTGACAGCTTATGATAACCTCTTCAGGACACCGCTGCACTGGGCGGCTCTGCTCG gcCATGCCAGAATCGTCCACCTGCTGTTGGAGAGAAACACATCAGGCACTATTCCTTCAGACAGCCAGGGAGCAACACCCCTGCACTACGGTGCTCAGAGCAACAATGCT GAGACAGTGGGTGTGTTTCTGTCCCACCCGTCTGTGAAGGATGAACCCGATCTGGAGGGGAGGACAGCCTTCATGTGGGCCGCCGGAAAGggcagtgatgatgtcatccgCACTATGCTGGCCCTCACCCCTCACATTGACATCAACATGGCCGACAAGTACGGCGGCACCG CGCTCCATGCAGCCTCCCTGTCAGGCCATGTGAGCACAGTGAAGCTGCTGTTGGAGAGGGGAGCGATGGTCGACTCTCTGGATGTGATGAAGCACACGCCGCTGTTTCGGGCTTGTGAGATGGGACACAGAGATGTCATACTCACACTCATCAAAG GTTCAGCACGTGTGGACCTGGTAGACGTGGACGGTCACACAGCTCTGCACTGGGCAGCTCTGGGAGGGAACGCTGAGGTCTGCCAGATACTGATGGAGAATGGAATCAGTCCCAATGTACAG GACCAGGCAGGACGGACTCCTCTGCAGTGTGCTGCTTATGGAGGCTACATCACCTGCATGGCTGTTCTCATGGAGAACAATGCTGATCCAAACATACAGGACAAGGAG GGGCGAACTGCTCTCCACTGGTCATGTAACAACGGCTACCTGGATGCTGTGAAACTGCTGCTGGGCTACAACGCCTTTCCTAATCACATGGAGCACACTGAGGAGag GTACACCCCTTTGGACTACGCTCTGCTGGGGGGGCACAGTGAGGTGACTCAGTTCATGCTGGAGCACGGCGCTCTGTCCATAGCAGCCATCCAGGACATCGCCGCTGCCTCCATCCAGGCTGTCTACAAGGGCTACACCGTCCGCAAGGCCTTCAGGGAGAGAAAGCAGCTCCTCATGAGGCATGAGCAGCTGCGCAAGGATGCAGCCAA gaaACGAGAGGAGGAACAGCGGAGGAGAGAAGCTGTGCAGCGAGTCTCGGTGGTCACTGCAGAGAAACGGAGGGCCCCTTTGGTGAGAGCAGAGCAGGAAAAGCTGTCCTTGGTAAACATTATAGAGGACTTAACCATGAATGACTCAGTGGTGGAAACGAAGAAATCATCCAGAGCTGAACGCACTAAGAGCAAAGAGGAAAGGCTCAAAG CCCACAAGAGCAGATCCTCCAGAAGAAGTAAGGCAGCTGAACCACATGAGGCTCATGATGCTTCAAGCCTCCACAGTCATGTGACAAGTGAAATTGTGCCCGCTGCTCTCCAGACCACCAGGCTGAAGGAACTTCTCTCTCCAGCctgctgcagccagccacccAGTCTCAAACCCAGACCGCCCTCAATCCCCAAAGTCAGGGAACGACCTGCCTCAAGCACATGCATTACTGCAAACATCGCAGCGACAGACCAAACTGACACTATTACCAGAGAATGCATCCTTCAAAAAAAGAGAGACCCTCACATGACAGTACAGACAGCCCCCGGCAAGACTGATGCCCACTGTGCTCCACAAAAGCACAGAAACCACAAGGAGCAGACTTCAGAAAAGGCCGTCACCAAAGACCAAACTCCCTCATTAAGGAGCAGTTCATCTTTAGACCACAAAAGCCCCTCGAGAAAGACTCTGTCTGCCACACACGCACCCATCTCGACACGCACACACGGGGAGCACAACAAAGAGCAGCGCAGGCGGAGGAACGATGCTGCATGCATCATCCAGCGAGCCTGGCGAAG GTTCcacgcacacagacagagagaggtacGAGCCCGCGAGGAGGCGGCGTCAAGTGATACAAACCACGCCCACATCAGGAAGAAGATGGAAATCCGACCTCAACCCACCAAACTGTCAGCGAGTAAGAGCTCCGTGTTGCAAAGCATCTACG
- the invs gene encoding inversin isoform X2 yields the protein MASATSSPGPASLGSQVHAAAVNGDRSALLKLITEPSLRDREDQFGRTPLMYCVLADRLDCAEILLKAGASVNKTDHSQRTALHLAAQKGNGRFLKLLLSRRANWLQKDLEEMTPLHLATRHPSPKALALLLKHIGPGEVDTQDKNKQTALHWSAFYNRPEHVRLLIKHDSNIGIPDSEGKIPLHWAAHSQEPSATQTVRCILEAAPTESLLNWQDYEGRTPLHFAVADGNEAVVEVLTSYEGCNVTAYDNLFRTPLHWAALLGHARIVHLLLERNTSGTIPSDSQGATPLHYGAQSNNAETVGVFLSHPSVKDEPDLEGRTAFMWAAGKGSDDVIRTMLALTPHIDINMADKYGGTALHAASLSGHVSTVKLLLERGAMVDSLDVMKHTPLFRACEMGHRDVILTLIKGSARVDLVDVDGHTALHWAALGGNAEVCQILMENGISPNVQDQAGRTPLQCAAYGGYITCMAVLMENNADPNIQDKEGRTALHWSCNNGYLDAVKLLLGYNAFPNHMEHTEERYTPLDYALLGGHSEVTQFMLEHGALSIAAIQDIAAASIQAVYKGYTVRKAFRERKQLLMRHEQLRKDAAKKREEEQRRREAVQRVSVVTAEKRRAPLVRAEQEKLSLVNIIEDLTMNDSVVETKKSSRAERTKSKEERLKAHKSRSSRRSKAAEPHEAHDASSLHSHVTSEIVPAALQTTRLKELLSPACCSQPPSLKPRPPSIPKVRERPASSTCITANIAATDQTDTITRECILQKKRDPHMTVQTAPGKTDAHCAPQKHRNHKEQTSEKAVTKDQTPSLRSSSSLDHKSPSRKTLSATHAPISTRTHGEHNKEQRRRRNDAACIIQRAWRRFHAHRQREVRAREEAASSDTNHAHIRKKMEIRPQPTKLSASKSSVLQSIYGNSMARRGRSLRGSQSQLLLDMPLRTQSQLSGIDCVHLTDAVNQARQYSYHLRPHSAGQGTRGRGKH from the exons GCCTCAGCGACGTCCAGCCCGGGACCTGCGTCTCTGGGCTCCCAGGTTCACGCTGCAGCTGTCAACGGAGACAGGAGCGCCCTCCTCAAACTCATCACAG agCCCTCGCTGCGGGACCGTGAGGACCAGTTTGGCCGGACCCCTTTGATGTACTGTGTGCTGGCTGACCGCCTGGATTGCGCAGAGATTCTGCTGAAGGCCGGAGCATCGGTCAACAAGACGGACCACAGCCAGCGCACCGCTCTGCACCTCGCTGCACAGAAG GGGAATGGGCGTttcctgaagctgctgctgtccAGGCGCGCTAACTGGCTGCAGAAAGATTTAGAGGAGATGACCCCGCTCCACCTGGCCACCCGACACCCCTCCCCGAAAGCCCTCGCCCTGCTCCTCAAACACATCGGACCTGGAGAGGTTGACACACAAGACAAGAACAAG CAAACTGCTCTCCACTGGTCTGCGTTTTATAACCGACCGGAACACGTCCGCCTCCTGATCAAGCACGACTCCAACATCGGCATCCCAGACAGCGAGGGCAAGATCCCTCTGCACTGGGCGGCGCACAGTCAGGAGCCCAGTGCTACGCAAACTGTCCGCTGCAtactg gAAGCGGCTCCCACTGAGTCCCTGTTGAACTGGCAGGACTACGAGGGGCGGACGCCGCTGCACTTTGCAGTTGCTGATGGTAATGAGGCGGTGGTGGAGGTGCTGACGTCTTACGAGGGCTGTAATGTGACAGCTTATGATAACCTCTTCAGGACACCGCTGCACTGGGCGGCTCTGCTCG gcCATGCCAGAATCGTCCACCTGCTGTTGGAGAGAAACACATCAGGCACTATTCCTTCAGACAGCCAGGGAGCAACACCCCTGCACTACGGTGCTCAGAGCAACAATGCT GAGACAGTGGGTGTGTTTCTGTCCCACCCGTCTGTGAAGGATGAACCCGATCTGGAGGGGAGGACAGCCTTCATGTGGGCCGCCGGAAAGggcagtgatgatgtcatccgCACTATGCTGGCCCTCACCCCTCACATTGACATCAACATGGCCGACAAGTACGGCGGCACCG CGCTCCATGCAGCCTCCCTGTCAGGCCATGTGAGCACAGTGAAGCTGCTGTTGGAGAGGGGAGCGATGGTCGACTCTCTGGATGTGATGAAGCACACGCCGCTGTTTCGGGCTTGTGAGATGGGACACAGAGATGTCATACTCACACTCATCAAAG GTTCAGCACGTGTGGACCTGGTAGACGTGGACGGTCACACAGCTCTGCACTGGGCAGCTCTGGGAGGGAACGCTGAGGTCTGCCAGATACTGATGGAGAATGGAATCAGTCCCAATGTACAG GACCAGGCAGGACGGACTCCTCTGCAGTGTGCTGCTTATGGAGGCTACATCACCTGCATGGCTGTTCTCATGGAGAACAATGCTGATCCAAACATACAGGACAAGGAG GGGCGAACTGCTCTCCACTGGTCATGTAACAACGGCTACCTGGATGCTGTGAAACTGCTGCTGGGCTACAACGCCTTTCCTAATCACATGGAGCACACTGAGGAGag GTACACCCCTTTGGACTACGCTCTGCTGGGGGGGCACAGTGAGGTGACTCAGTTCATGCTGGAGCACGGCGCTCTGTCCATAGCAGCCATCCAGGACATCGCCGCTGCCTCCATCCAGGCTGTCTACAAGGGCTACACCGTCCGCAAGGCCTTCAGGGAGAGAAAGCAGCTCCTCATGAGGCATGAGCAGCTGCGCAAGGATGCAGCCAA gaaACGAGAGGAGGAACAGCGGAGGAGAGAAGCTGTGCAGCGAGTCTCGGTGGTCACTGCAGAGAAACGGAGGGCCCCTTTGGTGAGAGCAGAGCAGGAAAAGCTGTCCTTGGTAAACATTATAGAGGACTTAACCATGAATGACTCAGTGGTGGAAACGAAGAAATCATCCAGAGCTGAACGCACTAAGAGCAAAGAGGAAAGGCTCAAAG CCCACAAGAGCAGATCCTCCAGAAGAAGTAAGGCAGCTGAACCACATGAGGCTCATGATGCTTCAAGCCTCCACAGTCATGTGACAAGTGAAATTGTGCCCGCTGCTCTCCAGACCACCAGGCTGAAGGAACTTCTCTCTCCAGCctgctgcagccagccacccAGTCTCAAACCCAGACCGCCCTCAATCCCCAAAGTCAGGGAACGACCTGCCTCAAGCACATGCATTACTGCAAACATCGCAGCGACAGACCAAACTGACACTATTACCAGAGAATGCATCCTTCAAAAAAAGAGAGACCCTCACATGACAGTACAGACAGCCCCCGGCAAGACTGATGCCCACTGTGCTCCACAAAAGCACAGAAACCACAAGGAGCAGACTTCAGAAAAGGCCGTCACCAAAGACCAAACTCCCTCATTAAGGAGCAGTTCATCTTTAGACCACAAAAGCCCCTCGAGAAAGACTCTGTCTGCCACACACGCACCCATCTCGACACGCACACACGGGGAGCACAACAAAGAGCAGCGCAGGCGGAGGAACGATGCTGCATGCATCATCCAGCGAGCCTGGCGAAG GTTCcacgcacacagacagagagaggtacGAGCCCGCGAGGAGGCGGCGTCAAGTGATACAAACCACGCCCACATCAGGAAGAAGATGGAAATCCGACCTCAACCCACCAAACTGTCAGCGAGTAAGAGCTCCGTGTTGCAAAGCATCTACG